In Mustela lutreola isolate mMusLut2 chromosome 1, mMusLut2.pri, whole genome shotgun sequence, one genomic interval encodes:
- the LOC131821437 gene encoding olfactory receptor 51I2-like: MSNFRINISDAPTFILMGFPGMEAMESWLFFPLLLLYAISIVGNNTLILLIVKEEKSLHQPMYYFLSLLSVNDLGVSFSTLPTGLAALCFRARVISFNACLAQMFFIHLFSWTESGILPAMSFDRYVAICNSLRYATVLTSAHIVAMGLCTVLRGFALILVFPLLLHRLPFCHPQNILSHAYCLHVDMIKLECTDVSLNSHYGLSIVLFTFGLDSALILISYVLILRSVLAIASREERLKTLNTCVSHILAVLIFYVPMVSVSIVHRFGAGLPHAVHILMSVLYLFVPPMLNPIIYSIKTKEIRRRLLKMLFKVKS; this comes from the coding sequence ATGAGTAACTTCAGAATCAATATCTCTGATGCTCCCACCTTTATCCTGATGGGCTTCCCAGGAATGGAGGCCATGGAGTCCTGGctattcttccctctccttttgctctaCGCTATCTCCATTGTGGGAAACAACACCCTGATCCTCCTCATTGTTAAGGAGGAGAAAAGCTTGCACCAGCCCATGTACTACTTCTTGTCTCTCCTTTCAGTCAATGACTTGGGAGTATCCTTTTCCACATTGCCGACTGGGCTGGCTGCCCTCTGCTTCCGCGCCCGGGTGATTTCCTTTAACGCCTGCTTGGCCCAAATGTTTTTTATCCACCTTTTCTCTTGGACAGAGTCTGGCATCCTTCCGGCTATGAGCTTtgatcgctatgtggccatctgtaacTCCCTGCGCTATGCTACAGTGCTCACTAGTGCCCACATTGTGGCAATGGGTTTGTGTACTGTTCTTCGAGGCTTTGCCCTCATCCTAGTCTTTCCACTGCTGCTGCACAGACTGCCCTTCTGCCACCCCCAGAACATCCTCTCCCATGCCTACTGCCTTCATGTGGATATGATTAAGCTGGAGTGTACTGATGTCTCCCTCAATAGCCACTATGGGCTGTCCATTGTGCTGTTCACCTTTGGCCTGGACTCCGCACTCATACTCATCTCCTATGTACTAATATTGCGATCAGTGCTTGCCATCGCTTCCCGAGAGGAGCGCCTCAAGACACTGAACACATGCGTGTCCCACATCCTAGCTGTGCTCATCTTCTATGTGCCCATGGTGAGCGTGTCCATTGTACATCGCTTTGGTGCTGGCCTGCCGCATGCTGTTCATATCCTCATGTCTGTTCTCTACCTATTTGTGCCTCCCATGCTCAACCCTATCATTTACTCCATTAAGACAAAGGAGATACGTCGCAGGCTCCTCAAGATGCTCTTTAAGGTTAAGTCCTGA
- the LOC131821451 gene encoding olfactory receptor 52D1-like — MAASNLSDDGVPATLFLTGIPGLEWAHVWIAIPFCAMYLVALAGNAALILVIVTDSALHAPMYLFLCLLSLTDLALSSTTVPKMLAILWLHAGEISFGGCLAQMFCVHSIYTLESLVLLAMAFDRYVAICNPLRYTTILNHTAIGKIGFAGLVRSVAIVSPFIFLLRRLPYCGHHVMAHTYCEHMGIARLACANITVNIVYGLTVALLAMGLDSILIAISYGFILHAVFRLPSQDARHKALNTCGSHLGVILVFYIPAFFSFLTHRFGQHRVPKNVHIFLANLYVLVPPVLNPIIYGVRTKEIRSRLLRLLQLKKGSV, encoded by the coding sequence ATGGCAGCTTCCAACCTCAGTGATGATGGTGTCCCAGCCACTCTGTTCCTGACAGGgatcccagggctggagtgggccCACGTCTGGATTGCCATTCCCTTCTGTGCCATGTATCTGGTAGCTCTGGCTGGGAATGCTGCTCTCATCCTGGTCATTGTGACGGACAGTGCTCTTCATGCACCCATGTACCTCTTCCTGTGTCTTCTCTCACTCACTGACCTGGCTCTCAGCTCTACCACTGTGCCCAAAATGCTGGCCATTTTGTGGCTCCATGCTGGTGAGATTTCCTTTGGTGGATGCCTAGCACAGATGTTTTGTGTCCATTCTATCTATACTCTGGAGTCTTTAGTTCTTCTTGCCATGGCCTTTGATCGCTATGTGGCTATCTGCAACCCACTGAGATATACAACCATTCTCAACCATACCGCAATAGGCAAAATTGGCTTTGCTGGACTTGTCCGTAGTGTGGCCATCGTCTCCCCATTCATCTTCTTGCTGAGGCGACTGCCTTACTGTGGTCACCATGTCATGGCACACACATACTGTGAGCACATGGGCATTGCTCGCCTGGCCTGTGCCAACATCACTGTCAATATTGTCTATGGGCTGACTGTGGCTCTGTTGGCCATGGGTCTGGATTCCATCCTCATTGCCATTTCCTATGGCTTTatcctccatgctgtcttccgcCTGCCATCTCAAGATGCCAGGCACAAGGCTCTGAATACCTGCGGTTCCCACCTCGGAGTCATCCTGGTCTTCTACATTcctgccttcttctccttcctcaccCACCGCTTTGGGCAGCACCGAGTCCCCAAGAATGTGCACATCTTTCTGGCAAACCTCTATGTTCTGGTGCCTCCTGTGCTTAACCCAATCATCTATGGCGTTAGGACCAAGGAGATACGGAGTCGACTTCTGAGACTACTTCAATTGAAGAAGGGCTCAGTATGA
- the LOC131821445 gene encoding olfactory receptor 52D1-like produces MAASNLSDDDLPATLFLTGIPGLEWAHIWIAIPFCAVYLVALAGNAALILVIVTDSALHAPMYLFLCLLSLTDLALSSTTVPKTLAILWLHAGEISFGGCLAQMFCVHSIYALESSVLLAMAFDRYVAICNPLRYTTILNHTIIGRIGLAGILRSIAVVSPFIFLLRRLPYCGHHVMAHTYCEHMGIARLACANITVNIVYGLTVALLAVGLDSILIAISYGFILHAVFRLPSQDARHKALNTCGSHLGVILVFYIPAFFSFLTHRFGQHRVPKNVHIFLANLYVLVPPVLNPIIYGARTKEIQSRLLRLLHLRKGSV; encoded by the coding sequence ATGGCAGCTTCCAACCTCAGTGATGATGATCTCCCAGCCACTCTGTTCCTGACAGGgatcccagggctggagtgggccCACATCTGGATTGCCATTCCCTTCTGTGCTGTGTATCTGGTAGCTCTGGCTGGGAATGCTGCTCTCATCCTGGTCATTGTGACGGACAGTGCTCTTCATGCACCCATGTACCTCTTCCTGTGTCTTCTTTCACTCACTGACCTGGCTCTCAGCTCTACCACTGTGCCCAAGACATTAGCCATTTTGTGGCTCCATGCTGGTGAGATTTCCTTTGGTGGATGCCTGGCACAGATGTTTTGTGTCCATTCTATCTATGCTCTAGAGTCCTCAGTTCTTCTTGCTATGGCTTTTGATCGTTATGTGGCTATCTGCAACCCACTGAGATATACAACCATTCTCAACCATACCATCATAGGCAGAATTGGCCTTGCCGGCATACTCCGGAGTATAGCCGTTGTCTCTCCATTCATCTTCTTGCTGAGGCGGCTGCCTTACTGTGGTCACCATGTCATGGCACACACATACTGTGAGCACATGGGCATTGCTCGCCTGGCCTGTGCCAACATCACTGTCAATATTGTCTATGGGCTGACTGTGGCTCTGCTGGCCGTGGGTCTGGATTCCATCCTCATTGCCATTTCCTATGGCTTTatcctccatgctgtcttccgcCTGCCATCTCAAGATGCCAGGCACAAGGCTCTGAATACCTGCGGTTCCCACCTCGGAGTCATCCTGGTCTTCTACATTcctgccttcttctccttcctcaccCACCGCTTTGGGCAGCACCGAGTCCCCAAGAATGTGCACATCTTTCTGGCAAACCTCTATGTTCTGGTGCCTCCTGTGCTCAATCCAATCATCTATGGGGCTAGGACCAAGGAGATTCAGAGTCGACTTCTTAGACTGCTCCACTTGAGGAAGGGCTCAGTGTGA